TAAAATCAAATGCTCCTGGTCCATCTGTGGTTCCAGCAGCAAAAGCAAAACCCATTGCTGCAGGACATGTTCTTACAACCTCTGAACTTCCATCTTTTTTGGTTAGTGTCACATTAAGCTGTGAGAAGTCAACGTAAACTTGGCGGTAATCAACCTTCCCTTGTAGCTCTTCAGACGCTTTATTAAAAAGATCCAAAGCCTTTTTGAATTGTCTCTCACCAATTACACGTGTACTCTCAAATTCATCAGGATACctgcaaataataaaatcatgAGAATTTAATCTTCAATAAAATTTTGAGCTTATCTAAAATTTTGTAATACCCTGGTCCACGCCCATAGCACAGCTCATTTCTCCCACCGCATGTACTGTGATTAAAGTCACAAGGAAGACCAGTGTCTAGGCAAAACGCTCCAAGCACATTTGGGCTAACGTCACCACAGTTTGTCTGACAGAAAGCAGAAACAAAGCCAGGCTTGTCCGCCTTCCTCAGGGGACTCCGCACACGCCTCGCCGAACTCGATACTCTAGTTGCAGCCCTACCAGGTTGTGACTCAAAGTAAGATGCAAGCTCCAGCAACTCCTCATCTGCGTCAGATACAAACAAACTCAACTTTTTCTCTTGTTTCATCATTAAACACACAATGTGCAGTTGTGATAAAGTCTTACGGCTGTCCTGATGATTTCTGATTATGCTTGAAACTCTTCTAGGTATCTCATCTGAAATAAGCTCTTCCCTCTGTTCAAACCAATCCTCCATTAATCTTGCTGCAGCGCCCTTGTTGTCCCCACTGATCAAAGAGTTTGTACGactcatggaagttccatgagTAGCAAACCAGTTGAAACTACCTACTGGACCCCACTGATCATCCACAAACTTCAAGAGAGTCATTTCTTTATCGGTATCATACTTGTATTCACTCCTTTCCTCTGAAGGATTGTTAAGATATGCACTTGGACTCCGGTTAACGCCAGCATCCAAGAGCTCACCTACAAGGTAAGTTTAATTTAGCCAAACGAGCCATAGCCAATAGAGAAGAGTAACATCTTCAATCATTTACCGTTACTGATAAAAATTGATCCAGGACGGAGGTTCTCGTGAGCTTGGATGATACTATTCTCAATTCCATCCACAAGCGCATCAAATGACTGACGAACAAAGCCAAGTGATGTTACAATGTACACAACGTACTGAAGATAGCCTCCTGGACCAGCATGAGTGTGAATGCCACTGATGCCAACATTCTTTTCTGTATACAGGTCCCCATATCTACAAAAGAAAGtttaattacaattttttttagttaatttaaattaaatttaattagttCATAGTACAGACTAAGTAGAATACTTAACCACAGTGTCCCGTGACCGACCAACTAATCTGTGGACCCCAATGCCCGACATTTATAAATCCCATGGTGGCCAAGGGGAATCAAACTGTGGGTTCACGGTACTCGGTTGGTTACTTAACACTATTTCGCCTAATATTATCTATCTAAATCCACTCTTAAGCGATTACTATTCAACCTAGGAAACGATTAGGACGCATGCGTATACCTTGCCTTGAGCCTCTCGATCACTTTTAGTGTAACAATTTGTGAAGCCATGCAAGCGTCGATGTTAACAAACACAACAGGCTTCCCTTGTGGCTCAGAGACAATGAACGTCCGAGCGCGGAGCCTGAAGTGGATACCAGACGCGACTTGCGCCGTGTCAGCGTAGCCCATCATGTTGACATCGGCGGCAGGGCCGGTGATGTCGTAGCTTCCAAGTCCAATTAGATACTCAGAGTGAGAGTGAACTTGCATCCAAAACAGTGTGGATATGTATAAGAAACTGCTCCATAATCTCATTAGAGATTGTCGCTCCATCATTGTGATCAAGTTCCTCAACCACTTCGCCTTACCTTCTTTACTAATCATAAATAACAGATTTTCTTGTTATGCAATCAGATAACCATagctttgaaaaaaaaaaacagttccaAGAACATTCGATTGAAATCTCAAAATCTGGTTCGGTTTAATACATGTGATTCTAAATTGGTTGACCGAAAAATAACCATTGGGAATCAGTAAGATACACATGCAGAAGAGAAACTAATATCTAACCTGAATCTCGAGAGGGGATTGTTCTAAAAGCAACCGGAGAGATGAAGAAAAGTATTTGGtgcagaaagagaaagagaagagtcTGACAGTCGAAAGGAAAGCAAATGAAATTGGTGGGAGAGATTATtttctttctattattttatttcttgtcAAGGATGACGGGGCTCAATTGACTTCTTTATAAAGTTTTGGGCCAAAATCTGTAATTTAAATCAGGATTATGGGCTCAAAtctaaagaaattaaaaataaaatgcgCACTACTGTTGAGCCCATATCCCATTAGTCCATAAACATAATACATACAACTATTTGTGCCCAAATCTTGAGTTGAATCAAACTTTCGGCTCAAATCttacatgaattttatttaaaaaaagtgTCACCCCATATATCTCATTAGTCCATAAACCTTTAATACATtaagaattaataaattttcaactTTTAAAACTAAGCTTTGAAAATCTTAAACGCTACATCATAAACGTTAACCATAACATTCAACCCCTAATAATGATAAAAATCCAAATTATtgagattatttattttttttactggtTAAACTGACATAAtaattctaaaatttaaaagaagcTTAAAACTATAAAATGGGTGTTTCAGTTAACGTATAGAGAAGAGAGacgaaaggaaaaaaaaaagtaatcgcagaaagaaaaaaaaaaaagtttccacTCTCGATCCATCCTGATCAAACGCTAGgatctgagagagagagagagacaaatgGCGAATCATCGTTTAGATAATGAGTACGATTACTTGTTCAAGATCGTCCTCATCGGCGACTCCGGCGTCGGCAAATCCAACATCCTCTCCAGATTCACCAGAAACGAGTTCTGCCTCGAATCCAAATCCACCATCGGCGTCGAATTCGCCACACGCACTCTACAGGTGATGATCCATCCATCTTCTCTCGCATTTTGAATAATCTGCATCGTTTAGATCTGAACACAACTCCTCGAGGATCCGCCACGTTCTATTGAAAACAACAACGAAAAACAAGAATCGATTGGAAACGAGTTTGAATCGCCAGAACAACAACGAGGTTGGGGAAGGTAGAGATCAATCGGCACTCAGAGAAGCTCGAAGACTCACGAATGTTGAAGACCAAGAAGCCATGGATGGCTCTGATTGCCTAAGTCTGATACCATATTGAATGTTTCCAATTAAAGCTAGCTAGAGTTTGTTATAGTGCCGGGCATTCGTTTTTTCGGGTCGGTCGGTTTATCCGGTGTTCTGCTTATTTAGGTTGGAGTGTTTTGAAACCTTTTAGGAACCAGGCatttttcggatcggttcgTTCGGGTAATGTTGGGTTCGGGTAATGTTGGGTTCGGGTAATGTTGGGTCTGGGTcgggtttctatttttttcataaaactcGAAATTAAACCGGAATATAAATAATTCGGGTTTTGTTTGTGTTTAAAGCCAAAAAAATTGGAAGAAATCCCCAAAACCCGAGTTAAACCCGAAAAAATATTCGGGTAGTTCGGGTTTTTctgcatatttttttaatatattcaaaataatcGGGTACCTGTTTGGTTTTCaattcggtttcggtttttcggatttggaaatataggaaccgttcgggttTTAAAATTTTCGGTCCGGtctcggtttcggttcggttttcgggttttggatAATATGCCCAAAACTAGTTTGTTACATGGTTTCGTTTATATATTACATCGGTTTAGTAAAAGGAAGTTAAACCAATTGGTATAACATTTAACCAAGATATGATCTAATATGTTCATGCCTGTTTCTTTCTATAGGTAGAAGGCAAAACAGTGAAGGCTCAGATTTGGGATACAGCAGGACAAGAGCGTTACCGAGCCATCACAAGCGCTTACTACAGAGGAGCCGTCGGGGCTCTCCTCGTCTACGACATCACCAAGAGACAGACCTTCGAAAATTCTCTGAGGTGGTTGCGCGAGCTTAGGGACCATGCTGATTCCAACATTGTGATCATGATGGCTGGAAACAAATCTGATCTAAACCACCTGAGATCCGTTGCTGATGAGGATGGTAGGTCTCTGGCTGAGAAGGAAGGTTTGTCGTTTCTGGAGACGTCTGCTTTGGAAGCGAGTAATATCGAGAAAGCGTTTCAGACGATCTTGTCTGAGATTTATCATATTATAAGCAAGAAAGCTTTGGCGGCGCAGGAAGCTGCAGGTGGGCTTCCTGTTCCGGGGCAAGGTACTGCTATTAACATATCGGATTCATCTGTAGCTAACAGGAAAGGTTGCTGTTCTACCTAGTTACCTCCTCCCCAGCTATATGGCAATGACTAATCAATTTCAAGACTTATCTCTTTTGATCTCTTACCTTCTTGGCTTAACTTCAGCAAAAGTATAgcatacctttttttttttctttccagctctttgtttcttttttttttggtaattcgATTTATGTTACAACAGTATGTTTAGCTGTATTGAAACTGTGATCATTCACACCATTCCACAAAAaggaaagattttttttgtttgtttctttattgtTATAACTAAACATATTTATGCATCTCCATTTCATAGATGAAGCCCTTTGCTACAGTGTTACATGGTGTATATCAGTGGAATAGTAGCAGCCAATGGTGCTCTGATAAAATCAGTCTAACCATCAGAGCTTTTCTATTTTGTGAAATATTATGATTATATGACACCGAGAGACATGATCATAAGTTGATAATAGTGCTCGTTTCACATAAGATGCTACATGTATAAAGATCTGAAAATGTGGGAACAAAAAGAGGAATAAAATAAAGACGTGGAGACCATTAAATCTTAGAAAGAAATGGAGGTGGAGGGTGATGCGCACGAGGGGTGTCCGTGTAAAGCATTTACTGCACTGAGAAAAAGTCCGCCTGAGAGAGAGACGGTCAAAAAAGTTAGTTggtgaaaaagaagaagaagatattttcgCACGGTGACAGTCTGTTTGTTCTCTTCACTCGTTGCCTCTCCTCTCTCTCACACCTCTCTCTCTGCGAATAGATCCAGCAATGGGTTCCTTCGTCGAATCCGGTTGGCAGGTACCTCATATCTCCATTCTCCTCCCTGTTTCCGATTCCCTAGTGTTCATCGATTAATTACATGTTGTCTCCGTCTCTTCGCTTACTTTCACCTCGCCACATTGTGATTACATGGGCGATTTATGTCACATGTGATCCGCTGCGCTTCTTGGATTGATTCGATCCATCGGATTAAAATGTGAGCTCGTATTCGATTACAGTAATGCGTTAGATCTGGATTTGACTATGCTAGAGAGCGTTTGGAGCTCAAACAGCTGTTTAGTGAATTGAATCTGGGCGTAGAGAGTCTCTATCTGCTCAAAACGTGAAAGCTCCCTTCAGATGAATCACCGTTTTGGATTTtgcacatatttttttttttgtcaaggagATTATTTTCATTTGATCCGTTCTAGTAAAAGAGTTCAACCTTCAGTGAAATACGTGATAGTTACAAGCAATACTGTTTCCTGGTTACTTTTACCACTTATTGATGCAGAAAGAAAGATAGACtcaattgatgatgatgatactaCCATCAgttaaatgtttttcttttaccaTAGTTTCTTTTGGCTATCTTGGCTTTTTATCGCAGCACTGAAATGTAATTGCTGATCCTTTTGTTTTTCTATGGCTGATGGCAGTACCTTGTGACGCATTTTAGCGACTTTCAACTGGCCTGCATCGGGAGTTTTCTCCTCCATGAAAGCGTCTTCTTCTTATCTGGTCTCCCTTTTATTTACCTCGAAAGACATGGCTTTCTCACCAAGTACAAAATTCAGGTATGTATGAATTTGATATTGATATTGATACTTTTTCGTGATTCGTTTCAATAGGATCTCTTATTAGGTTGATCACCAAGGAATCAGTCACTTGTGTAATTGTTTCTTCCAGTTCATGactgattttaaaaataaaaattgttgttTCACTGATTAAACTAATTTATTGTCCTTTCTCTCAGCTTCTCTTTGTTTTATGATCAACAAATACTGTTGTTTTGGTCACATGCAGGCAAAAAACAACACACCTGCTGCTCAAGGAAAATGTATCACTCGCCTGTTGCTTTATCATTTCTGCGTGAATTTGCCCCTCATGATGGCTTCCTATCCTGTCTTCAAAGCCATGGGAATGCGAAGCAGTTTTCCTCTACCCTCCTGGTATTATCAGGTTCCTTTAGTGCTTGAagcttttttttcctttgggttCTGATGTTAAACTCTTTCAATTGGCAATTCAAAAAAAAGAGTGTCAGTGTCTAGCATCATGAAAGAACCTGAGCTTATGTTTGATCAGGTCATATAAGACCCTCTTTTGGTGATGCTCCTGCAGGAAAGAAGTGTCTGCCCAGATATTGTTCTACTTCATCATTGAggattttgttttctattgGGGACATCGGATCTTGCACTCAAAATGGCTTTACAAGAACGTCCACAGTGTGCATCATGAGTAAGTTTCAGTTCATATTTTACTCTTTTTAAGTTTGGATAAGTTTTGAGAGAGCAGCCATTTTATAATTATCCCAGATATGCCACACCGTTCGGTTTGACATCAGAATATGCTCACCCCGCAGAGATTCTATTCCTGGGATTTGCTACCATAGTTGGTCCAGCTCTCACAGGCCCCCACCTGATTACGCTCTGGTTATGGATGGTTCTGAGAGTGCTTGAGACAGTGGAAGCACATTGTGGCTATCATTTCCCATGGAGTCTCTCAAATTTCCTTCCTCTGTATGGAGGGTAAGATCACATTACCTAGCCAGCTCTCTTGAAAACTTAAAAGCTTTAACAGATTGctaataattgaaaattttcactAATATGGTTACAGTGCTGACTTCCATGACTACCATCACCGCCTCCTCTACACAAAGTCTGGAAACTACTCTTCAACTTTTGTGTATATGGACTGGTAAACATCTGATCTGAGCTATTATTATCTCTTTGCATTTGTAATAGGTACCTCAACAATTTCATCTTGGTGTTCTTCAGGATCTTTGGTACCGATAAGGGCTACAGAAGACTCAAGTCTCTTAAAGAAAATAGCAACTTGAAACAAACGTGAAACTACCTGTTTGAATTGCAGTGAAAAAATTTTAGCTGGAAATGCATATTTGCTGAGTGTCCGTTTTGCATCTCTGTGGAGGTCTTTCATTCTGCAACCTCGTCTTCTCGTCCATGTTGATGCAGCTGTTCTGTGACTTAGTTCATTATGTGTGTCTAGAATTGCTCCTAATGTGCCCTCCTTGAAAAACATTTGGTACTTCTAGCTGAATAGCCTGTGTTGTGTTGGATTTGGCAATTGAATCATTTGGTATGAGTCAGCTATTTGATTTGTTGCTTAATATCACACACGTCTTTCTTTTTTCCTAGGCGGAGTGGTTTTATCAATGCTTCTAAAACCCGATCCGAACTGAACCAGACTACTTTCTGGATCACTGGGTTAATCTTGGTTAAACCGCGAGTTAACATATTAATAAATtgtaatatatagtttaaattttgagaaaaattcaaaaaatataataatattgttttaatgcatagttgccttatatactaatatatggtgatagtcaaagagatttgcaatctttgttgtcttcatttctctagagaatatcgattttataattgttaagtccactaatttaaagagtatatgaagttttactaaattaatttataaaaaaaaagttgaacgatgctcatgtaacatgaaagatggtttaacatacattaatacaaatgtagaatgtggttagaaattttaaaacaacactaaagattataggctttatataaagcatttaccaaaattcaatatttttgtaggggtttaacagatagattttgagaagaaataaaaaaatatgacaaaatattgttttattgcatagttgcatccttgcattcttcactaacatatgatgatgttgaaagaggtttgaagtttttgttgtctccgttttaaaaaaaaataataatgattttatagtgcttatttcaccgatttagggagtattatactaaattaattgataaaaaattataacgattcctaTAAactatgaaaaagagtttaacatacattaacacaaatatagaatgtggttagaaattttaaaacaacactaaaaagtctgggcttcagtatatagagcgtttaacataaaactcaatatttcgtataggtttttacatagattttggaaaaaatcaaaaatataacaatattattttaatacatagttgcatcctaaactaacatatgatgatggtcaaagaggcttggaatctttgttgtctatgtttctctagaacataacgattttataatggttagtccactgatttacggattatatgaaatttacaaaattaattaataaaaaattagaaaatgtccatataccatgaaagagagtttaaaatacattaatacaaatgtagaatgtgattataaattttaaaacaacactaaaaaatatacgatttagtatatagagcgtttaacgtaaaactcaatatattcatagcgatttatacatagatttggataaaaattcaaaaaatatgacaatatttttcaatggatagttgcatcctgcactaacatattatgatgttcaaagaggtttgaaacctttgttgtctctgttttccaaaagaataacgattttatagtggttattccactagTTTAGatagtattacgaagttttactaattaattgataaaaaattagagcgattctcatataccatgaaagagagtttaacacattaataaaaatttagaatttatttacaatttagaaaagcaataaaaagtataagtttcagtatatagagtgtttaacgtaaaactcaatatttttcgtaTGGGTTAttattaacacatagattttgagaaaaattaaaaaaatatagcaatatcgctttaatgcatagttgcctcctgtactaatatatgatgatggtcaaagaggtttgaaacttttattGCCTCCAtttgtctagaaaatagcgatttataacggttagtccactaatttagagagtatatgaagttttactaaattaatttataaaaaaaaaattgaatgatgctcatgtaccatgaaagatagtttagcatacattaatacaaatctagaatgtggttaaaaaaatttaaaacaacactaaagattatatgcttcagtatataaagcatttatcaaaattcaatatttttgtaggtgttagttaacacatagattttgagaaattttcaaaaaatatgacaatattgttttaattcatatttgcatcatgcactaacatttgatgatgttgaaagaagtttggagcctttgttgtctttgtttttaaagaaaataacaattttatagtggttatttcaccgatttaggaagtattatgaaattttactaaacttaattgataaaaaattataatgattcccataaaccatgaaagagagtttaacatacattaatacaaatgtagaatatggttagaaattttaaaacaacactaaaaaagtttgggcttcagtatatagagcgtttaacgtaaaactcaatatttcgtatggctttatacatagattttaaaaaaaataaaaaataaaaaaatatttttttaatacttagttgcatcctaaactaacatatgatgatagtCAAAGAGGCTTGAAAactttgttgtctatgtttctctagaaaatagcgattttataatggttagtttATTGATATAGGGATTATAtgaaatttactaaattaattgataaaaaattataaagatgtccatgtactatgaaaaggagtttaaaatacaataatacaaatgtagaatgtggttaaaatttttaaaacaatagtaAAAAGTATAAGatttagtatatagagcgtttgacgtaaaactcaatattttcgtaggggttgtttatacatagattttgagaaaaattcaaaaaatataataatattgctttaatgcatagttgcttcctgtactaatatatgatgatggctaaagatgtttggaacctttgttgtctatatttctctagagaataacgattttataatggttagtccactagtTTATGgggtatatgaagttttactaaattaattaataaaaaaaattgaatgattCTCATGTACCGTGAAAGATAGTTTaccatacattaatacaaatgttgaaagtggttagaattttaaaacaacactaaagattataggcttcagtatataaagcatttaccaaaattcaatattttataggggttaacacatagattttgagaaaaatttcaaaaaatatgacaatattgttttaacgcatagttgcatcttgaactaacatatgataatgttgaaaaaggtttggagccattgttgtctccgtttttaaagaaaatagtgattttatagtggttatttcaccgatttatggagtattatgaagttttactaaattaattgattaaaaattataacgattcccataaaccatgaaagagagtttaacatatattaatacaaatatagaatgtggttagaaattttaaaacatagcaATATTTCTTTATGGTCAAacatagaaattttaaaacatagcaattttgagaaaaaaataaaaaaaaatagcaatatcgctttaatgaatagttgcctcatgtactaatatatgatgatggtcaaacaggtttggtcattttgttgtctctatttttctagagaataacgattttataatggttagtccactaatttagggagtatatgaaattctactaaattaattattaaaaaaatttaaacgatgctcatgtaccatgaaatatagtttagcatacattaatacaaatgtagaatgtggttaaaatttttaaaacaacattaaagattataagcttcggtatataaaacattaaccaaaatttaatatttttgtaggggttaacatatagattttgagaaaatttcaaaaaatatgtcaatattgttttaatgcatagttgcatcatgcactaacatatgatgatgttgaaagaggtttgtagcatttgttgtctctgttttttaaagaaaataccgattttatagtggttatttcacagatttagggagtattatgaagttttactaaattaattgataaaaaattataacgattcccataaaccatgaaagagagtttaacatacattaatacaaatgtagaatgtggttagaaattttaaaacaacactaaaaagtttggGCTTCGGTATATGAACATAATATTAATAACCAATGaaaaatattagataatatCAAGTTTTATTTACAGaatataattaaacatttaaaattttgttttaatttcaattttcatcCAAATAGAAACTACCACCACCAAAATAGAAAGATTTTAATGATTAGATTAGAAGGATGtgttaaaaaatagatttacttAAGACGAGATTTACAAATTGGGTTAGATTCCTGGAGAGCCTTAACCAGATCTGTACAAAGAACAAAGGTCAAGATGCCAACCATCCCTCATTTCTATGAATACAATGTATAGATAAAAACAATCGTTTGTATTGTGAAAATACTGTTTTGTAGCAGCTTCTATTACTTTGGTTGGATTGTTGGATGCACAAACTAGACCCCATATGAAATCATTTGGATTTTAATTAGTTTCGACCTTTCGGGTTTATCAATAATATTCTCACTCAGCTGGTTGTTTAATTTACACATTTGTTAATTAGTTAAAGTGATGACAAGCCTCGagtcaattattatttttgcttttatatAAACAATACGTATAGATTCTTACTTGCACGTATTTCTT
The window above is part of the Brassica napus cultivar Da-Ae chromosome C8, Da-Ae, whole genome shotgun sequence genome. Proteins encoded here:
- the LOC111208576 gene encoding neutral ceramidase 1 isoform X1, which produces MMERQSLMRLWSSFLYISTLFWMQVHSHSEYLIGLGSYDITGPAADVNMMGYADTAQVASGIHFRLRARTFIVSEPQGKPVVFVNIDACMASQIVTLKVIERLKARYGDLYTEKNVGISGIHTHAGPGGYLQYVVYIVTSLGFVRQSFDALVDGIENSIIQAHENLRPGSIFISNGELLDAGVNRSPSAYLNNPSEERSEYKYDTDKEMTLLKFVDDQWGPVGSFNWFATHGTSMSRTNSLISGDNKGAAARLMEDWFEQREELISDEIPRRVSSIIRNHQDSRKTLSQLHIVCLMMKQEKKLSLFVSDADEELLELASYFESQPGRAATRVSSSARRVRSPLRKADKPGFVSAFCQTNCGDVSPNVLGAFCLDTGLPCDFNHSTCGGRNELCYGRGPGYPDEFESTRVIGERQFKKALDLFNKASEELQGKVDYRQVYVDFSQLNVTLTKKDGSSEVVRTCPAAMGFAFAAGTTDGPGAFDFTQGDDKGNPFWRMVRNALKTPHKKQMDCHYPKPILLDTGEMTKPYAWAPSILSLQILRIGKLFILSVPGEFTTMAGRRLRDAVKTQLKSSGDKELSGGEIHVVIAGLANGYSQYVTTFEEYQVQRYEGASTLFGPHTLTGYIQEFKKLSKSLVLGRTVQPGPQPPNLLDKQVSFLTPVVMDSTPGGDSFGDVISDVPKNLSVKRGSDLVAVVFQSACPRNDLLTEGTFALVERLEREDKSWTPVYDDDDLCLRFKWSRPKRFSSRSQATIEWRIPESASPGVYRITHFGAAKRLFGSVQHFTGSSSAFVVT
- the LOC111208576 gene encoding neutral ceramidase 1 isoform X2: MMERQSLMRLWSSFLYISTLFWMQVHSHSEYLIGLGSYDITGPAADVNMMGYADTAQVASGIHFRLRARTFIVSEPQGKPVVFVNIDACMASQIVTLKVIERLKARYGDLYTEKNVGISGIHTHAGPGGYLQYVVYIVTSLGFVRQSFDALVDGIENSIIQAHENLRPGSIFISNGELLDAGVNRSPSAYLNNPSEERSEYKYDTDKEMTLLKFVDDQWGPVGSFNWFATHGTSMSRTNSLISGDNKGAAARLMEDWFEQREELISDEIPRRVSSIIRNHQDSHEELLELASYFESQPGRAATRVSSSARRVRSPLRKADKPGFVSAFCQTNCGDVSPNVLGAFCLDTGLPCDFNHSTCGGRNELCYGRGPGYPDEFESTRVIGERQFKKALDLFNKASEELQGKVDYRQVYVDFSQLNVTLTKKDGSSEVVRTCPAAMGFAFAAGTTDGPGAFDFTQGDDKGNPFWRMVRNALKTPHKKQMDCHYPKPILLDTGEMTKPYAWAPSILSLQILRIGKLFILSVPGEFTTMAGRRLRDAVKTQLKSSGDKELSGGEIHVVIAGLANGYSQYVTTFEEYQVQRYEGASTLFGPHTLTGYIQEFKKLSKSLVLGRTVQPGPQPPNLLDKQVSFLTPVVMDSTPGGDSFGDVISDVPKNLSVKRGSDLVAVVFQSACPRNDLLTEGTFALVERLEREDKSWTPVYDDDDLCLRFKWSRPKRFSSRSQATIEWRIPESASPGVYRITHFGAAKRLFGSVQHFTGSSSAFVVT
- the LOC111208577 gene encoding ras-related protein RABA2b-like, which gives rise to MANHRLDNEYDYLFKIVLIGDSGVGKSNILSRFTRNEFCLESKSTIGVEFATRTLQVEGKTVKAQIWDTAGQERYRAITSAYYRGAVGALLVYDITKRQTFENSLRWLRELRDHADSNIVIMMAGNKSDLNHLRSVADEDGRSLAEKEGLSFLETSALEASNIEKAFQTILSEIYHIISKKALAAQEAAGGLPVPGQGTAINISDSSVANRKGCCST
- the LOC111208485 gene encoding methylsterol monooxygenase 2-2-like produces the protein MGSFVESGWQYLVTHFSDFQLACIGSFLLHESVFFLSGLPFIYLERHGFLTKYKIQAKNNTPAAQGKCITRLLLYHFCVNLPLMMASYPVFKAMGMRSSFPLPSWKEVSAQILFYFIIEDFVFYWGHRILHSKWLYKNVHSVHHEYATPFGLTSEYAHPAEILFLGFATIVGPALTGPHLITLWLWMVLRVLETVEAHCGYHFPWSLSNFLPLYGGADFHDYHHRLLYTKSGNYSSTFVYMDWIFGTDKGYRRLKSLKENSNLKQT